Part of the Juglans regia cultivar Chandler chromosome 14, Walnut 2.0, whole genome shotgun sequence genome, GTATCCCTGAAATGGCATTGTCATCCACTGTCTGGCTTAGACTTTGCTTTccatatgcatatacataaaaGTTCATGGTTTATCTTTGATGTGTAGTTAAATAATCTTTCAAGTTTTCTGGTTTGGACTAGCCTCCCGTATGTTCCCCCTCTCAACAATGTAATTATAACTTCCAATTCTTTATACCCTTTTGCAAATTTATTGGCTCTAGTATATTTGCTCGTTATTCATGTAAATCTGTGTTCTTGTGTTCTCATTGATTATGATTTCcaacttttttggttttttggtgACATGGAAATAGAGTATTGACAGCTGATGGTGAAAACTGAAAAGTCTTTCAGTACGTTCCCAGTTATGCAACACAAGGAAAATCAAGTATGTATTATATGTTTGCATTTCTTTCCCGGTTGTCCTATTatcaatatatttcacaactatatatagatttattcTTTGTGTTTAACTGCTGACTGCACATATCTCTAACTAGGTTTTGGCACCTCCCCGAGCTTCTGATCCTGGTTGGGCCCATGGAATTATGGTAAATGGGGGTCGCCAAAAGATTAAGTGCAAATACTGTCACAAAATTATGCTTGGGGGTGGAATTTCTAGGCTGAAGCAACACTTAGCAGGGGAAAGAGGAAATGTAGCCCCATGTGAGGAAGTACCCGAAGATGTTAAAGTACAGATGCAACAACATCTAGGTTTTAAAGTTTTGGAAAGATTAAAGAGACAGAAAGGACTGAAAAGTAGCAAGGATTCTATGTCATACAGTCAGGATAAGGAAGAAGGAGATGATGGAGACTCAGTGCAGATTAAGAATATGGTTTCTGTTCAAGGCAGTGGTAAGAGAAGGGGAAAAGAGGTTGTGGAAAGAATCTCCAATCGATCTAAGAGACACAAGAAGCAATATTTCTCAACTGTTGCACCTGTTGTTGCTCATTCGATACACCAGAGTCTTGCTTCCCAGGAGAGCATGGATCAAGCTGACATGGCAGTTGCAAGATTTTTATATGAAGCTGGCATACAGTTCACTGCTGCCAATTCCCAGTATTTTCAAGAGATGGCTGATGCTATTGCTGCTGTTGGCCCCGGTTATAAGATGCCTTCTTATCATTCTTTGAGGGGTAAATTGCTTAACAGGAGTGTTCAAGATGTAAGTGAATATGTAGAAGAGCTAAGAAAGTCTTGGGAAGTGACAGGGTGTTCGGTAATGGTTGATAGGTGGATGGACAGAACTGGTCGTACAGTAATAAACTTCTTTGTTTATTGTCCAAAGGGTACCATGTTCCTAAAATCTGTCGATGCATCGGACATCACATCTCCTGAGACACTTCTGAATTTATTTGATGGAGTTGTTCAAGAAGTCGGGCAAAAGAATATTGTCAATTTTCTGACAGATACCTCACCAAGCTATAAAGAAGCAGGAAAACTTTTAATGGAGAAATACAAAACCTTCTTCTGCACTGCCTGTGGATCACATTGTATTGACTTAATCCTTGAGGAAATTGGAAAAATTGATCTAATAAAAGAGGTTTTGGCAAAGGCCAGACAGGTAACTCAGTTTATATATAACAATGCTTGGGTCCTCAATTTAATGAGGAAGAAAACGGGTGGAAGAGATATTATCCAGCATGCAACCACCAGGTTTGTTTCAATCTTTCTGACGCTACAAAGCATTGTATCTTTGAAGGGCCATCTCCATCAGATGTTTACTGGAACTGCTTGGATGAACTCGAATTTCTCTAAGCAAAGGGTGGGACTTGAGGTGGCAGAAATTATTGTGGACCCACTTTTCTGGTCAATAGCTGATCAGACTCTAAAGGTGACAAAGCCATTACTTTCTGTTTTACAGCTTGTGCACTCTGGAGAGAAGCCATCTGTAGGATTCATATATGGTGCaatggaaaaaacaaagaaaaccatCATGGTTGCTTTTGAAAACAAGGAATCTGACTACTTGCCATATTTGGAGGTTATTAATCGTATTTGGCAGGAGGAATTTCATAGTCCACTACATGCAGCTGCATACTACCTGAACCCTTCAATATTCTATAACCCCAGTTTCTCCTCTAATAAAGTCATCCAAAAGGGCTTACTTGATTGCATTGAAACCTTAGAACCTGATTTAACAGCTCAAGTTATGATTACAAGCAATGTGAATTTCTATGAGGAAGCTGTAGGGGATTTTGGTCGACCTGTGGCATTACGAGGTCGAGAGTCATTGGCTCCAGGTTACCGTCTTATCATTTATTCTTTCAAAATCTGTAGTCCTCAATTgttcataattaagaaatgaCCATTCTCCTTTTGCAGCTACGTGGTGGTCACTCTATGCAGCTGATTACCCAGATTTACAACGCTTAGCTGTCAGAATTTTAAGTCAAACTTGCAGTATCAGCCGATGTGAGCGGAGTTGGAGCATGTTTGAACgtatccatttaaaaaaaaggaaccgTTTGGAGCATCAAAGGTTAAATGACCTCATCTTTGTCCATTATAACTTGCGTCTTCAAGAGAGGTAATTTATCAAATCTTGGCAACCTTTTTCCAAGTATATCTGTAATACTATATGGCTGGAACTATGGACTCTATATAGTTCGCTATTCTATGTTGTATGTTCAAGGAATGAACTTTATTTGACAATGAGGCACGATTAAATTTTCAGCATTTTTCTGTATTTAGTCATTGAGCAAGTCTTGATTTGACTGATCCAAATGATACTTACAAGAATCGCCGGATTTAATTGTGCATTGTGGCTGGTCCTCTGCCATTATTCGTTTTGAGTCagaatttgctttatttggtaAGGGCTTTGGATTTTTGCCACGGTAAGGAACCATTGTTGGAGGATAGTGGACATGAAGTTTGGGTTGGCGTGGGATCATTGCTGCTCTGATGAAGTTAGATGCTCGCAAAGGAGTGGGTTTGTAGAAGATACATTGTTGTGATTGGGAGGAGTATCTAATATTTCGTATAAGACTGTAGGGATGTTAGTTCTGTTCAATTTTTGTGTCGAAAGGCTCCTTTggaaattttgtttctaaagcTTTTTCTCTACTGCAATGTACTTACGTTTTGACTGGcaagttgtttgggttggtctGATGGTATTTTCATCTCACGGGAGGCTTGAAAGGAAGGTGATTAGTCACCTTTGCTGTCGTCCTATCTTGGTCTCCTATACTTTGTGAAATTTTGTGGTGATGGAAATGATAGAATGGCATGGTTGTTATCATAGACTTAAAGCTTGCATTCAGATCTTGTTATTGGGTATTGAGAGGAGATTTTGGTCCCTTGTAAAACCATCTGGCAACTCCTAGTGTAGTTCCTTCTTACACTTATTACATTAACTATCATATCCTTATGGTCCTTTGGAAATAATCATTCCGGGCTGAATTGgtaagaacaaaaaaagagaggagCAAAGGACTCAAATGGCTCCTCCTCCCCCTGGTTAGAAAGAGGATGGAGAGCAAGGTTATTGGTTAAAGTCACTTATAgaacttaacaaaaaaatggttaaaagtCTGAAAGCTGGCTAAATCTTGAAACTCATACAACATAGATGGTGTAATCTAATTGCAAATCTTTCTCCTCCGTCTGTTTCTTATGGATCTTCTGAATTTGAGAAATCAAATTTGAGTGACTGTCCTCTGCAAATTATTCAAGCTATTATAAAAGGGAAGTAAGGCTTATAGATGAAAACTTCGTCCCTCTCCCCCtcccaaataaaaacaaaaataaaattataaaaatccagttttgataagaaaaaaagatgGTATAAACGAGACACTGTTCGATTACATTCTAATGCAAGTGTATCTTTCTTCTGTACTTTCTCCCTTCGTTATATGTAGCACTTACCATTTATGCTCTGAGCATGTTATGCTGCAAATGCTTACAACTTGTTCCTTTGGCTTTTTCTGTGCAGTAGGCGGCCAGAAGCAAGCAAAGCTAGGATTAGAAGAGGTACTCTCGACCCTATGTGCTTAGAAGCTATGGATGCCAACATGGGAGATTGGGTGGAGGACCCAGGAGTATTGGAGGGTGAAGACCTGAGCTGGATGGATGTAACCGTCCCCAGCGAGACTTCTTTCGTGAGTCACAAACTAAAAGATCTGGATGATTGTAATGACAGCACGGATGGTAGAGATAGTGATGACATGAGAGGTATGGATGACAATGATGATTTGTAGTGTGGATGTATTGCTCAAAGATATAAACTTGGCATGTCAATTGATAATTAATTGTACTTTCAAACTGCTTGGAATCGGTCGATCAACTCTCTTCTCTATATAGATCAGTATAATCTACTAATATGGACAGTCTTATATCGTTTAGCAGAATTCTGAAGTTAAAAATTTTGCCTATTTGTGTTTAAACATGAGACAGCTGGCTAATGCAGCGTGGGCTGAAATTTCTATGTGATTATACCCTTTCCATACACAAAGTTTTTGTTCTTCAACACAGAATTCAGCTAGTTCATTATCAAGCCTTCCCcctattaaaagaaaatgtagagGATAAAAAAATGGCTTTGCACTCCACACTTATCAAATGAATGTTGGACCTTTCTTGATCAGGATCTTCTCTCGCAACAAATAATCCAAATATAGATTTTCATGTTGCTTTCCTTTGGACTTGGCTAGCATTGGCATTTTGATGGTAGTGGTTGACACGTGACACAAGGAATATCACATGTGATGATGATCCTAAATTTTATGTGTTCGAATTTTGAACTCCCTagtttttgtttaaagaaatATACATTCTCATATGGTTGATTACATTTACATGGATAAATCATctttttttggcatgataatTGATTCATATCTTCTGATAAGTGATATTGCATGTAGTAAATATACCCTGTCCCATGAGGCTGTGAAAACTGGTAagtgtcttttttattttttcaagtaatTTGAAGGAGTGTGAAGAAGGTTCATCAAGTATAACCTCAAGCCCACTTTACTTTATCATCCTTGGGACTTCCCCATGGAacatcatgcatttttttttttttttttgctaaataATTTGAAGGAGAAAAGTGAATAAGGTCGTGGAGATCCAATAGCCAAATAAGATTCTCGCAGGCCTGTTGGCAAGACCGCGCTGGAAGGGTGCTGTATCAGGCTCAGCCTGGTTTTACTCATTTCAAATTGTGAAGTACTTGGCTTcccttgttttccttttttaggATAACAGTTCCTAATAACATTTGAAGGCAAAAATTAGAGATGCATTATCTCCTCTCCTCATTGGATCATTTCTGATTTGTATGACATAAATGTtcaataaaggaaaaaagaagtcCAGAACTTTATTTGGAGAGTTGACAGGAAGTAGGAAAACTATAATGGGCGAAGAGAGGAGAGGACTACATCTTGGAGAGAGCTATCTCTCTGCATGGCAGCTTTGAACTCTTCAAAGGTTACTCTTCCGTCGCTGTTGGCATCCATCAGATCGAATATCTCATCCAGTTTCCCGGGCTCGGTGATATCCCCTGGAAGACAGTCATCGGGCAAAGCCTGCTCAACGGAATCAATGGGTGATGAGAGTCGAGACTACTACATTAGCAGATAGAAAAGCGAGGTACCAGGTGAAATATACTAGgataaaaaaagattgagagCCATTACTCTAAGCATGGATGCTACTTCTTCCTTGGTGATGCATCCAGACCGATCTGTATCATACATctgtttgccaaacaaacaaGAGAATGAGCTCAGTTCTAGTTTATAAGAGATCATCTGTTTAAGCATTCCTCAAGACTTTCCAAATTGCTCTATCTGTCTCTCTGAGATTTTTGTGCATTTCCCAGAAGGTAAAGGAAAACAggagaaaaattggattttcaaAATGTGCATTTGGGATAGTGGGTCAACCTCTGCTCCGTTGAATGCTCATGTCTACTGTGATGATGTGATATTATCCATCAACCCTTAtatctattattttagaaaataatgaaCTGTTTGAAGTAGAGGGTAATGCCATCTCGGTATGATACGATGGAAGTATGATGAGAGtgtaacatataaaaaaaaaatgaaggaagtgCACCTGGAAGCAGAGACGAAGAGCATCATCCCCTTGAGAATTCCGGAGGCTGGATAAGCCACACAGTATCTCTCTCATGTCAACTGTTCCATCGCGGTTATTGTCAAATAGGTCGAAGATGCGTGGTGCTAGAGGGACTAAAGACGACATCTTCATTGCTTTCAGCACCTTCTCGAATTCAGATAGTGTGGCATTGTCACCTTTTGCACATCTGCACTTTGTCAATTACTAATGAGTAGTGCTTCTAATGTTTGTCAAAGTGTTTAATTGGGTCCACTCAAAGGTAGAAAATTTATGTGCCAAAGTGTTTTTATGGCCTTTTGTGAAAAGtagtttagttttttaattgtttgtttTTGAGAAGAGATGGgttaaatctataaattttatttaaataaattaaaataatgaagtaattttatataatatgttagatccACGATTACTgctatatttacaaataaattatacaaaaataattttacaaactgatgtagttTTATCTTATTccttagatttattttataataaaaataattttataatttaacaaatcacatcaaatcatattaatttataaatttttttttatataattcttttaccgctagagtatttctctttgagaaaaacaaaaggtCAAAGAAGGTGGATGTATGATATTGGATTAGCGAACTCACATTTTGGTAAAATGTAGTCTGAGGTTCTCGATTTCTTCCCGAGAAAGGTCATGGGACCCAAGTAAAGATCTCAGCTTTTTTGTCCTAAAGAAAAAGGTACTGGTCCACAAGCTTGCTATTGCTGCTGCACGTAGTTTTCGCCGCGCGTTGAAACTCTGCAATCGTGAAACTATCTCTGCATCCATTTGATCTTGCTTCGCTAAATCACCAACGACCCACGGATGATCCAGAAGCTGTTTTTCcatgcatttgatttttttttttttttgaaaaaatattaatttacatgCTGATCAGTAACGACCAAAGGAATTCAAGAATCTGATACTGTTTGGTTGCCTAGAATTATAAATCATGGGAAAAAAGCAGTAGACAGAGAGGAGTGGACCCAGAATGGTTGTAAAGTCAGCTTGTTGCTATTAGCTAGAATACTTGTAATCATATAATAGTTTCAGTAGTTCTCAAATCTGTTTGAGTGTGCAGTTACCAAACCAAAGGTGTTGGCTAAAGCTTATTAAATGAAAGGCGTTTGATGCATTTTTCGAGTGTATTGGGGCCTAAGATCAGTAATGGAAGATCCCTCTGATTGTGGTGATCTCTGCCCTTTGTGATGATCAACCAGGACAAGCATTATAGGGTGGTTCATTTATCTCGTTTCTTTTCTCTtagtaaaatctcattttttcatTCCAAACTGATATCAAAATCTGCAGGCATGACAAGCACAATTATATATTTCCAAGCTAGGGAGGACTCAAAACTACTTATCTCACTTGGGTTTTCATTTGAGTTTAATTAGGAAGAGAGCAAAATACCTCTTGAGCACTAGGTCTCCTATGTGGATCAACTGTCAGGAGACTTGAAATCAACTGCTTTGCTGATGAAGTAATGTTCTTCCAAGTCTTCTCATAAAAACTGAAGTCTCCCTGCACACACAAGCATTTCTCTCGAGTTGGGCAAATAGATATAAAACAAAATCCCCTTGTATGTAGGTATGAGATTGCCAGGGAAAGCCACTTACAGCCATTATAATCTCTTGCTTTTGCCTATTTGACTGAGCAATGAATGGTGGATACCTAAAACATAACAGAAGAGGGTAAAAATTcctgatttgaaaaaaaaaaaaaaagtcaagaaTCTGACAGGCACATATATGCACTTTAGAACGcctgatataatattattgcagCCCCTTTTTTGAGTTGCCAAGAGAAGTCTTGTCTGTTTTTGTCTAGTTGAATGATTGAAGCTTGTTGCACGAATGTATCATATTCATGGCTATAATGTTGGATTTAGAAATGATGGTAACTAAGATCAAgatcaagaaataaaatttagtttGGCCTGAATGCTGCAGCTAGCAGGTTGTGGTGGAGTACTGGCAGTCTTGCCATTTTCATTGAAGGAAAAGTAATTAGCAACATACCCAGAGAGCAGGATATACAAGATGACTCCCAAAGACCACATGTCACTCTTAGAAGTAATCGTGCCCTGAGAAAGGGCCTCCGGGGAGACATAATCTATGGAACCAAACAATCCAACAACTGGGTCTGTGAATTCCTCCACAGAACTTAGTCCAAAATCCATGATCTTCAAAGGGGAATCCTCACTTTTGTTCAGGAACAAGCAGTTTTCTGGCTTCAAGTCCCTGTGGACGATATTCGCATGGTGAAGAGCCCACAACCCTCTCGCAATCTGCCGCACCACGGCTGCAGCGCCAGCCTCCGTGTACCTCTCCTGGGCCACAATCCGGTCAAACAGCTCGCCACCCGAACAAAGCTCCAGCACAAGATGAACACCATTCTGATCCTCGTAGACATCGTAGAGATCGATCACGTTTGGATGAGGCGAGACGTTTTCCACTATTTTTCTCATAACCAAGATCTCGTTTGTTAGCAAAGCATCCGATACAGGAACCTGTTTCCACATTGGGAATCCCATTGAAGCGCCTAAGCTTTTCTGGCCGCCACGATTAATATTCCGTGGGATTCCTGCTGGTGTTGAACTTGACAGGCCAAACCTTTTCAGGGTTTTGATGGCTACATGGGCCTTTTCATCACCGCTTGATTTCCTTATACCCCTTCTTACAACCGAGAACCCTCCTCTCCCTAAAATATCGGATACCTCGTATTCATCTGAGAGTCTTTTTGTTTCCTGTTTCATGGTGATCAGCAATCACAAACTCGTGAACAACCGCCAAGAGCAAATAAGAGAGATGGAATATCGACAACCGAGGGAAGTTTCGGGGAAAAGGAATATATGACGGAGAATGAAGACGAGTAGGTTTAAAGTTCAATGATAGGGAAGCGGAAGTTGAATTGCAGACGGAATGACAGGGATTGACATCAGCATCTGGACAGTTTCTGCATTAGTTTATACCATAAAATATGAACGGAATTCGGATGGAAACGAGAGATAAAGTATTAAGGAAAGGCGCTGCGTGCAGAAGAAGAGACAAAGACACGATAGTCAACTAACATTTTGTGTTACTAGTTTCCAAGTCTCCAGCTTTAAATATTCCACCATAAAAATGCATGGCAGCTTTCTCTCTTCCTGATCTCCATGATCAACCTTAGCTTCTCTTATATATTCTCTGATCTCCTCATCTCAATCCAGATGATCACGGCCTTCAAACACCATCGAATTAATTATTTGAGTTTGTATTAATAATTGGAAGCTACTTCATCTAGTATTTCATGTACTGTACAGTACTTCAAGAACAGAAACTAACCCCAATGGTCAGATACGTACTGCATGTCGCCAAAAACCTCTGCCCCATAAATTAAGACCAGATCACATTAGTTTAAAACAGCTCGATCGATCGttggcatgcatatatatactttGAAGTCTCCAAAGGACATCTTTTGAACGTACGGATgacgatttttaaaaattattattattattattattatttttatttatatgagtcttatatttactcatttttttaaagagattgaaCAGCTCTTGTACATTCTACggttgcaaatatcatttcttataattataactaaacgACACGCAtgaaaataattctaattatatcaacaattaaatatataattaattgtgcATAAATACACataattttatgaattcatGAAAGATATCCCGTTAGGTTAAACCTTCACATGAACCCACCCTTCAATTTGCacgtttaaaagaaaaatgattatttgtattGAGAATAAACTCATTTTGATAGGATCGAAATGTttattttcgtcacaaataactgaccatatataatcattttctaCTGTGTGCACCTCTATGCATGGGAGGTATTATAGGTCAAGATGAGCTGGTTTTCTTCATTAACTCGATCTTATTTCAATgcaagatatataattttttccatgtctctctctctctatatatttcTATTAAGTTTTTGCTTCTATGAAGACACATCATCATGAACTATTCCACTAcgttttaattattaaaagtcATCTCATTATATTaagattattaaataaaaattactccTATCAAACTACATCAATTGTATAAGTCTTATTAACtgagaataaataatatattctattaagttaaaattattgaataaaaaaaattaaattactgaTTGTCTATAGTAGCGGCCTTCTAATTTTTCATAACTTGTGTCTTTTTGGTTATATAAActtatgtatatttaattatgtaACCAGAGAATTTATGAACGttattaaattta contains:
- the LOC109012789 gene encoding uncharacterized protein LOC109012789 isoform X2, translated to MVKTEKSFSTFPVMQHKENQVLAPPRASDPGWAHGIMVNGGRQKIKCKYCHKIMLGGGISRLKQHLAGERGNVAPCEEVPEDVKVQMQQHLGFKVLERLKRQKGLKSSKDSMSYSQDKEEGDDGDSVQIKNMVSVQGSGKRRGKEVVERISNRSKRHKKQYFSTVAPVVAHSIHQSLASQESMDQADMAVARFLYEAGIQFTAANSQYFQEMADAIAAVGPGYKMPSYHSLRGKLLNRSVQDVSEYVEELRKSWEVTGCSVMVDRWMDRTGRTVINFFVYCPKGTMFLKSVDASDITSPETLLNLFDGVVQEVGQKNIVNFLTDTSPSYKEAGKLLMEKYKTFFCTACGSHCIDLILEEIGKIDLIKEVLAKARQVTQFIYNNAWVLNLMRKKTGGRDIIQHATTRFVSIFLTLQSIVSLKGHLHQMFTGTAWMNSNFSKQRVGLEVAEIIVDPLFWSIADQTLKVTKPLLSVLQLVHSGEKPSVGFIYGAMEKTKKTIMVAFENKESDYLPYLEVINRIWQEEFHSPLHAAAYYLNPSIFYNPSFSSNKVIQKGLLDCIETLEPDLTAQVMITSNVNFYEEAVGDFGRPVALRGRESLAPATWWSLYAADYPDLQRLAVRILSQTCSISRCERSWSMFERIHLKKRNRLEHQRLNDLIFVHYNLRLQERRPEASKARIRRGTLDPMCLEAMDANMGDWVEDPGVLEGEDLSWMDVTVPSETSFVSHKLKDLDDCNDSTDGRDSDDMRGMDDNDDL
- the LOC109012791 gene encoding calcium and calcium/calmodulin-dependent serine/threonine-protein kinase-like; the encoded protein is MKQETKRLSDEYEVSDILGRGGFSVVRRGIRKSSGDEKAHVAIKTLKRFGLSSSTPAGIPRNINRGGQKSLGASMGFPMWKQVPVSDALLTNEILVMRKIVENVSPHPNVIDLYDVYEDQNGVHLVLELCSGGELFDRIVAQERYTEAGAAAVVRQIARGLWALHHANIVHRDLKPENCLFLNKSEDSPLKIMDFGLSSVEEFTDPVVGLFGSIDYVSPEALSQGTITSKSDMWSLGVILYILLSGYPPFIAQSNRQKQEIIMAGDFSFYEKTWKNITSSAKQLISSLLTVDPHRRPSAQELLDHPWVVGDLAKQDQMDAEIVSRLQSFNARRKLRAAAIASLWTSTFFFRTKKLRSLLGSHDLSREEIENLRLHFTKICAKGDNATLSEFEKVLKAMKMSSLVPLAPRIFDLFDNNRDGTVDMREILCGLSSLRNSQGDDALRLCFQMYDTDRSGCITKEEVASMLRALPDDCLPGDITEPGKLDEIFDLMDANSDGRVTFEEFKAAMQRDSSLQDVVLSSLRPL
- the LOC109012789 gene encoding uncharacterized protein LOC109012789 isoform X1: MVKTEKSFSTFPVMQHKENQVLAPPRASDPGWAHGIMVNGGRQKIKCKYCHKIMLGGGISRLKQHLAGERGNVAPCEEVPEDVKVQMQQHLGFKVLERLKRQKGLKSSKDSMSYSQDKEEGDDGDSVQIKNMVSVQGSGKRRGKEVVERISNRSKRHKKQYFSTVAPVVAHSIHQSLASQESMDQADMAVARFLYEAGIQFTAANSQYFQEMADAIAAVGPGYKMPSYHSLRGKLLNRSVQDVSEYVEELRKSWEVTGCSVMVDRWMDRTGRTVINFFVYCPKGTMFLKSVDASDITSPETLLNLFDGVVQEVGQKNIVNFLTDTSPSYKEAGKLLMEKYKTFFCTACGSHCIDLILEEIGKIDLIKEVLAKARQVTQFIYNNAWVLNLMRKKTGGRDIIQHATTRFVSIFLTLQSIVSLKGHLHQMFTGTAWMNSNFSKQRVGLEVAEIIVDPLFWSIADQTLKVTKPLLSVLQLVHSGEKPSVGFIYGAMEKTKKTIMVAFENKESDYLPYLEVINRIWQEEFHSPLHAAAYYLNPSIFYNPSFSSNKVIQKGLLDCIETLEPDLTAQVMITSNVNFYEEAVGDFGRPVALRGRESLAPATWWSLYAADYPDLQRLAVRILSQTCSISRCERSWSMFERIHLKKRNRLEHQRLNDLIFVHYNLRLQESRRPEASKARIRRGTLDPMCLEAMDANMGDWVEDPGVLEGEDLSWMDVTVPSETSFVSHKLKDLDDCNDSTDGRDSDDMRGMDDNDDL